A genomic region of Pongo pygmaeus isolate AG05252 chromosome 7, NHGRI_mPonPyg2-v2.0_pri, whole genome shotgun sequence contains the following coding sequences:
- the LOC129043196 gene encoding ubiquitin carboxyl-terminal hydrolase 17-like protein 22, with amino-acid sequence MEDDSLCLGGEWQLNRFSKLTCSGPGAAFAEIQRTSLPEKSPLSSETRVDLCDDLAPVARQLAPREQLPLSSRRPAAVGAGLQNMGNTCYVNASLQCLTYTPPLANYMLSREHSQTCHGHKGCMLCTMQAHITRALHRPGHVIQPSRALAAGFHRGKQEDAHEFLMFTVDAMKKACLPGHKLVDHHSKDTTLMHQIFGGYWRSQIKCLHCQGISDTFDPYLDIALDIQAAQSVKQALEQLVKPEELNGENAYHCGLCLQKAPASKTLTLHTSAKVLILVLKRFSHVTGNKLAKSVQYPECLDMQPYVSQQNAGPLVYVLYAVLVHAGWSCHNGHYFSYVKAQEGQWYKMDDAEVTASGITSVLSQQAYVLFYIQKSEWERHSESVSRGREARALGAEDTDRRATQGELKRDPCLQVPELDEHLVETATQESTLDHWKFLQEQNKTKPDFNVRKVEGTLPPNVLVIHQSKYKCGMKNHHPEQQSSLLNLSSTNPTDHESMNTGTLASLQGRTRRSKGKNKHSKRALLLCQ; translated from the coding sequence ATGGAGGACGACTCACTCTGCTTGGGAGGGGAGTGGCAGTTGAACCGCTTTTCAAAACTCAcatgttctgggccaggtgcagcttttgctgaaatccagcggacttctctccctgagaagtcaccactctcatctgagacccgtgtcgacctctgtgatgatttggctcctgtggcaagacagcttgctcccagggagcagcttcctctgagtagcaggagacctgctgcggtgggggctgggctccagaatatgggaaatacctgctacgtgaatgcttccctgcagtgcctgacatacacacCGCCCCTTGCCAACTACATGCTGTCCCGGGAGCACTCTCAAACTTGTCATGGTCACAAGGGCTGCATGCTCTGTACTATGCAAGCTCACATCACACGGGCCCTCCACCGTCCTGGCCATGTCATCCAGCCCTCACGGGCATTGGCTGCCGGCTTCCATAGAGGCAAGCAGGAAGACGCCCATGAATTTCTGATGTTCACTGTGGATGCCATGAAAAAGGCATGCCTTCCCGGGCACAAGCTGGTAGATCATCACTCTAAGGACACCACCCTCATGCACCAAATATTTGGAGGGTACTGGAGATCTCAAATCAAGTGTCTCCACtgccagggcatttcagacacctttgacccttacctggacatcgccctggatatccaggcagctcagagtgtgaagcaagctttggaacagttggtgaagcccgaagaactcaatggagagaatgcctatcattgtggtctttgtctccagaaggcgccggcctccaagacgttaactttgcacacttctgccaaggtcctcatccttgtattgaagagattctcccatgtcacaggcaacaaacttgccaagagtgtgcaatatcctgagtgccttgacatgcagccatacgtgtctcagcagaacgcaggacctcttgtctatgtcctctatgctgtgctggtccacgccgggtggagctgtcacaacggacattacttctcttatgtcaaagctcaagaaggccagtggtataaaatggatgatgccgaggtcactgcctctggcatcacttctgtcctgagtcaacaggcctatgtcctcttttacatccagaagagtgaatgggaaagacacagtgagagtgtgtcaagaggcagggaagcaagagcccttggcgctgaagacacagacaggcgAGCAACGCAAGGAGAGCTCAAGAGAGACCCCTGCCTCCAGGTACCCGAGTTGGACGAGCACTTGGTGGAAACGGCCACTCAGGAAAGCACCTTAGACCACTGGAAATTcctccaagagcaaaacaaaaccaagcctgaCTTCAACGTCAGAAAAGTCGAAGGTACCCTGCCTCCCAACGTACTTGTGATTCATCAATCGAAATACAAGTGTGGGATGAAAAACCACCATCCTGAACAGCAAAGCTCCCTGCTAAACCTCTCCTCAACGAACCCGACAGATCACGAGTCCATGAACACTGGCACACTCGCTTCTCTGCAAGGGAGGACCAGGAGatccaaagggaagaacaaacacaGCAAGAGGGCTCTGCTTCTGTGCCAGTGA
- the LOC134740063 gene encoding ubiquitin carboxyl-terminal hydrolase 17-like protein 22, giving the protein MEDDSLCLGGEWQLNRFSKLTCSGPGAAFAEIQRTSLPEKSPLSSETRVDLCDDLAPVARQLAPREQLPLSSRRPAAVGAGLQNMGNTCYVNASLQCLTYTPPLANYMLSREHSQTCHGHKGCMLCTMQAHITRALHRPGHVIQPSRALAASFHRGKQEDAHEFLMFTVDAMKKACLPGHKLVDHHSKDTTLMHQIFGGYWRSQIKCLHCQGISDTFDPYLDIALDIQAAQSVKQALEQLVKPEELNGENAYHCGLCLQKAPASKTLTLHTSAKVLILVLKRFSHVTGNKLAKSVQYPECLDMQPYVSQQNAGPLVYVLYAVLVHAGWSCHNGHYFSYVKAQEGQWYKMDDAEVTASGITSVLSQQAYVLFYIQKSEWERHSESVSRGREARALGAEDTDRRATQGELKRDPCLQVPELDEHLVETATQESTLDHWKFLQEQNKTKPDFNVRKVEGTLPPNVLVIHQSKYKCGMKNHHPEQQSSLLNLSSTNPTDHESMNTGTLASLQGRTRRSKGKNKHSKRALLLCQ; this is encoded by the coding sequence atggaggacgactcactctgcttgggaggggagtggcagttgaaccgcttttcaaaactcacatgttctgggccaggtgcagcttttgctgaaatccagcggacttctctccctgagaagtcaccactctcatctgagacccgtgtcgacctctgtgatgatttggctcctgtggcaagacagcttgctcccagggagcagcttcctctgagtagcaggagacccgctgcggtgggggctgggctccagaatatgggaaatacctgctacgtgaatgcttccctgcagtgcctgacatacacacCGCCCCTTGCCAACTACATGCTGTCCCGGGAGCACTCTCAAACTTGTCATGGTCACAAGGGCTGCATGCTCTGTACTATGCAAGCTCACATCACACGGGCCCTCCACCGTCCTGGCCATGTCATCCAGCCCTCACGGGCATTGGCTGCTAGCTTCCATAGAGGCAAGCAGGAAGACGCCCATGAATTTCTGATGTTCACTGTGGATGCCATGAAAAAGGCATGCCTTCCCGGGCACAAGCTGGTGGATCATCACTCTAAGGACACCACCCTCATGCACCAAATATTTGGAGGGTACTGGAGATCTCAAATCAAGTGTCTCCACtgccagggcatttcagacacctttgacccttacctggacatcgccctggatatccaggcagctcagagtgtgaagcaagctttggaacagttggtgaagcccgaagaactcaatggagagaatgcctatcattgtggtctttgtctccagaaggcgccggcctccaagacgttaactttgcacacttctgccaaggtcctcatccttgtattgaagagattctcccatgtcacaggcaacaaacttgccaagagtgtgcaatatcctgagtgccttgacatgcagccatacgtgtctcagcagaacgcaggacctcttgtctatgtcctctatgctgtgctggtccacgccgggtggagctgtcacaacggacattacttctcttatgtcaaagctcaagaaggccagtggtataaaatggatgatgccgaggtcactgcctctggcatcacttctgtcctgagtcaacaggcctatgtcctcttttacatccagaagagtgaatgggaaagacacagtgagagtgtgtcaagaggcagggaagcaagagcccttggcgctgaagacacagacaggcgAGCAACGCAAGGAGAGCTCAAGAGAGACCCCTGCCTCCAGGTACCCGAGTTGGACGAGCACTTGGTGGAAACGGCCACTCAGGAAAGCACCTTAGACCACTGGAAATTcctccaagagcaaaacaaaaccaagcctgaCTTCAACGTCAGAAAAGTCGAAGGTACCCTGCCTCCCAACGTACTTGTGATTCATCAATCGAAATACAAGTGTGGGATGAAAAACCACCATCCTGAACAGCAAAGCTCCCTGCTAAACCTCTCCTCAACGAACCCGACAGATCACGAGTCCATGAACACTGGCACACTCGCTTCTCTGCAAGGGAGGACCAGGAGatccaaagggaagaacaaacacaGCAAGAGGGCTCTGCTTCTGTGCCAGTGA